A part of Paenarthrobacter sp. A20 genomic DNA contains:
- the glnA gene encoding type I glutamate--ammonia ligase, which translates to MFKTADEVLKFIKDEDVKFVDIRFTDLPGVQQHFNVPAKSVDLDFFVHGQLFDGSSIRGFQGIAESDMQLIPDVTSAFIDTFRIEKTLALNFSIVNPRTGDPYHRDPRGVAEKAEAYLASTGIADTAFFAPEAEFFVFDNIQYESSPQGSFYKIDSEEAHWNTGRKEEGGNLGYKTPVKGGYFPVSPTDKQADLRDAMCIELDKAGLEVERSHHEVGSAGQAEINYKFTTLTAAADDLQKFKYIIKNTADAWGKSVTFMPKPVFGDNGSGMHCHQSLWSNGDPLFYDEKGYAGLSDMARWYIGGLLKHSSAVLAFTNPTVNSYRRLVKGFEAPVNMVYSQGNRSAGIRIPITGTNPKAKRIEFRAPDPSSNPYLAFAAQLMAGIDGIRNRIEPPAPIDKDLYELPAEEAKDIPKAPGSLEEALEALREDNEFLQAGGVFTQDLIDTWIDYKYENEIRPLSLRPNPYEFELYYGV; encoded by the coding sequence ATGTTCAAGACTGCGGACGAAGTCCTCAAGTTCATCAAAGACGAAGACGTCAAATTCGTCGATATCCGCTTCACCGACCTTCCTGGTGTCCAGCAGCACTTCAACGTGCCGGCCAAGAGCGTGGACCTCGATTTCTTCGTCCACGGCCAGCTCTTTGACGGATCTTCCATCCGCGGCTTCCAGGGCATCGCTGAGTCCGACATGCAGCTCATCCCGGATGTGACCTCGGCCTTCATCGACACCTTCCGCATCGAGAAGACGCTCGCGCTGAACTTCTCCATCGTGAACCCCCGCACAGGCGACCCCTACCACCGCGACCCGCGTGGTGTAGCCGAAAAGGCTGAAGCGTACCTGGCATCCACAGGCATCGCCGACACCGCCTTCTTCGCTCCCGAAGCCGAGTTCTTCGTCTTCGACAACATCCAGTACGAGTCCTCCCCGCAGGGCAGCTTCTACAAGATCGACTCTGAAGAAGCACACTGGAACACCGGCCGCAAGGAAGAGGGCGGAAACCTCGGTTACAAGACCCCCGTCAAGGGCGGTTACTTCCCGGTCTCCCCCACCGACAAGCAGGCCGACCTTCGCGACGCCATGTGCATCGAACTGGACAAGGCCGGCCTTGAGGTCGAGCGCTCCCACCACGAAGTTGGATCCGCTGGCCAGGCCGAGATCAACTACAAGTTCACCACGCTGACCGCGGCTGCTGATGACCTGCAGAAGTTCAAGTACATCATCAAGAACACTGCGGATGCTTGGGGCAAGTCCGTCACGTTCATGCCGAAGCCTGTCTTCGGTGACAACGGCTCGGGCATGCACTGCCACCAGTCGCTCTGGAGCAACGGCGACCCGCTGTTCTATGACGAGAAGGGCTACGCGGGCCTCTCCGACATGGCTCGCTGGTACATCGGCGGCCTGCTGAAGCACTCCTCCGCCGTCCTTGCTTTCACCAACCCGACGGTCAACTCCTACCGCCGCCTGGTCAAGGGCTTCGAAGCTCCCGTGAACATGGTCTACTCGCAGGGCAACCGCTCCGCCGGTATCCGCATCCCGATCACGGGCACCAACCCGAAGGCCAAGCGCATTGAATTCCGCGCTCCGGACCCCTCCTCCAACCCGTACCTGGCGTTCGCAGCCCAGCTGATGGCCGGCATCGACGGCATCCGCAACCGCATCGAACCCCCGGCCCCCATCGACAAGGACCTCTACGAGCTCCCTGCCGAAGAAGCCAAGGACATCCCCAAGGCTCCGGGCTCCCTGGAAGAAGCACTCGAGGCTCTCCGCGAGGACAACGAATTCCTGCAGGCCGGCGGCGTCTTCACCCAGGACCTCATCGACACTTGGATCGACTACAAGTACGAGAATGAGATCCGCCCGCTGTCACTGCGCCCGAACCCGTACGAGTTCGAGCTCTACTACGGCGTCTAG
- the lipB gene encoding lipoyl(octanoyl) transferase LipB yields the protein MTLEFSELGLAPEFVDYMQGWDLQREIHNKVVAGEQNSTVLLLEHAAVYTAGKLTEDHERPFDGTPVVPVDRGGKLTWHGPGQLIAYPILKLKNRAGIRDYVERLEATMIAVMSDYGINAVTVKGRAGVWILADEKGPDRKIAAIGIRVLDGVTMHGVAINCSNDLAPYAQIIACGITDASVTTMSLEAGRTINPADIVDRFVEEFRKHEEALVSTPEGALQ from the coding sequence ATGACTCTTGAGTTTTCAGAACTGGGTCTTGCCCCGGAATTCGTTGATTACATGCAGGGCTGGGACCTGCAGCGCGAGATCCACAACAAAGTTGTTGCGGGCGAGCAGAACAGCACCGTCTTGCTCCTGGAGCACGCTGCCGTCTATACGGCCGGCAAACTCACGGAAGATCACGAGCGTCCCTTTGACGGGACACCCGTTGTTCCCGTGGACCGTGGCGGCAAACTAACGTGGCATGGCCCCGGCCAGCTGATTGCCTACCCCATTCTCAAACTCAAGAACCGCGCCGGTATCCGCGACTATGTGGAACGGCTTGAGGCCACCATGATCGCGGTCATGAGTGACTACGGCATTAACGCAGTCACTGTGAAGGGCCGGGCAGGGGTTTGGATTCTTGCCGATGAAAAGGGTCCGGACCGCAAAATTGCCGCCATCGGCATACGCGTCCTGGACGGTGTCACCATGCACGGTGTCGCCATCAACTGCAGCAATGACCTGGCGCCTTACGCACAGATCATCGCCTGTGGAATCACTGACGCCAGCGTCACCACCATGTCGCTGGAAGCAGGCCGGACCATCAATCCTGCCGACATCGTTGACCGCTTCGTGGAAGAGTTCCGCAAGCATGAAGAAGCACTCGTTTCCACCCCTGAAGGAGCACTCCAGTGA
- the lipA gene encoding lipoyl synthase — MTLAPEGRKLLRVEARNAAVPVERKPEWIKAKVQMGPEFVQLKNLVKKEGLHTVCEEAGCPNIFECWEDKEATFLIGGSECTRRCDFCQIDTGKPSPVDMFEPTKVARSVQAMQLRYATVTGVARDDLADEGVWLYAETVRKIHELNPGTGVELLIPDFSGKPEHIAAICDSKPEVFAHNVETVPRIFKRIRPAFRYERSLDVITQGRDLGMVTKSNLILGMGETREEISEALRDLHEAGCDLITITQYLRPSERHLPVDRWVKPQEFVDLQEEAQEIGFLGVMSGPLVRSSYRAGRLWATAMRKKGWEIPAALAHIESSGTTRQEASTILAAHS; from the coding sequence GTGACCTTGGCACCTGAAGGCCGTAAGTTGCTGCGCGTTGAGGCGCGTAACGCGGCGGTCCCGGTTGAACGCAAGCCCGAGTGGATCAAGGCCAAGGTCCAGATGGGTCCTGAATTTGTCCAGCTCAAGAACCTGGTGAAGAAGGAAGGCCTGCACACGGTCTGTGAAGAGGCCGGTTGCCCGAACATTTTCGAGTGCTGGGAAGACAAGGAAGCGACGTTCCTGATCGGCGGTTCCGAGTGCACCCGGCGGTGTGATTTCTGCCAGATCGATACCGGTAAACCGTCCCCGGTGGACATGTTCGAGCCCACCAAGGTGGCCCGGAGCGTCCAGGCGATGCAGTTGCGGTACGCCACGGTGACCGGAGTGGCCCGTGATGACCTGGCCGATGAGGGTGTCTGGTTGTACGCCGAAACGGTGAGGAAGATCCACGAACTGAACCCGGGCACGGGGGTGGAGTTGCTGATCCCTGATTTCTCCGGCAAGCCTGAGCACATCGCGGCGATCTGTGATTCCAAGCCTGAGGTGTTCGCGCATAACGTCGAGACGGTGCCGAGGATTTTCAAGCGGATCCGTCCGGCATTCCGGTACGAGCGGTCCCTGGATGTCATCACGCAGGGCCGTGATTTGGGCATGGTGACCAAGTCCAACCTGATCCTGGGCATGGGCGAGACCCGGGAGGAAATCTCCGAGGCGCTGCGGGACCTGCACGAGGCCGGGTGTGATTTGATCACGATCACCCAGTACCTGCGCCCGTCCGAGCGGCACTTGCCGGTGGACCGGTGGGTCAAGCCGCAGGAGTTCGTGGACCTCCAGGAAGAAGCCCAGGAGATCGGTTTCCTTGGTGTGATGTCGGGTCCGTTGGTGCGGTCCTCGTACCGGGCCGGGCGCCTCTGGGCCACCGCGATGCGGAAGAAGGGCTGGGAAATCCCGGCCGCCCTGGCCCACATCGAGTCCTCCGGCACCACCCGCCAGGAAGCCTCCACCATCCTCGCCGCCCACAGTTAG
- a CDS encoding acyltransferase: MARKNQVIHSYADVSKVRDNVVHLKDTPGSEFTASTVEFAGTGNVLFVEDGARLRNTRLRFLGNDSVIHLRKSHGFLKVIATVFEESVFYLGPGATFTAEARVLPTERKHVIVGRDAMFSSRVAFRTADPHLIYSVEHHQRVNPSESIWVGDHVWLGEDTLLLKGAKVGSGSILAARALITKKIPSNSTAAGVPARIVGNGIFWTRPSVHGYTAAQTELSHDHAGDEFIFSADEQPADIQSLERELDAATSGIGRAAWCFQLDQMDGKNRFYIG; the protein is encoded by the coding sequence ATGGCTCGAAAAAACCAGGTAATCCACTCCTACGCGGACGTTTCCAAGGTCAGGGATAACGTAGTCCATCTCAAGGACACCCCCGGCTCCGAATTCACCGCATCAACAGTTGAATTTGCCGGAACTGGAAATGTCCTGTTCGTCGAGGACGGTGCCCGCCTACGAAATACGAGACTCCGCTTCCTGGGAAACGACTCAGTCATTCATCTGCGAAAGTCCCATGGCTTCCTCAAAGTGATTGCCACCGTATTTGAAGAGTCCGTGTTCTATCTGGGACCCGGGGCAACCTTCACGGCAGAAGCCCGCGTACTTCCCACCGAGCGCAAGCACGTCATCGTTGGCAGGGACGCAATGTTCTCGTCGCGTGTTGCGTTCAGGACGGCTGATCCTCACCTGATCTATTCCGTGGAACACCACCAACGAGTCAACCCCAGCGAATCCATCTGGGTAGGGGATCACGTGTGGTTGGGGGAGGACACCCTGCTCCTCAAAGGTGCCAAAGTTGGTTCGGGCAGCATTCTTGCGGCCAGGGCCCTGATTACCAAGAAAATCCCGTCCAACTCGACAGCGGCCGGGGTGCCTGCCCGGATTGTTGGCAACGGGATTTTCTGGACGAGACCTTCTGTGCATGGTTACACCGCCGCCCAAACCGAGCTGAGCCATGACCATGCGGGAGACGAGTTTATCTTCTCTGCCGACGAACAGCCCGCGGACATCCAGAGTCTTGAGCGCGAACTGGATGCAGCCACTTCCGGCATAGGAAGGGCAGCTTGGTGCTTCCAGCTGGATCAGATGGACGGCAAAAACCGCTTCTATATCGGGTGA
- a CDS encoding RDD family protein, with the protein MVDRKDIGSWLSGPDTSGISKYPGERLGLPESGPGSIARAGRRILGIVVDWTIALLISNFAFGGNQWATLAIFAAEQILLIGTLGYSIGHRIAGIHVVRLGGGPAGPVAAVVRTLLLCLVIPAVVFDPDQRGLHDKAMNTILIRM; encoded by the coding sequence GTGGTAGATCGAAAAGACATTGGCTCCTGGTTGAGCGGTCCGGACACGTCCGGAATCTCCAAGTATCCCGGCGAACGACTTGGTCTGCCCGAGTCCGGCCCGGGCTCCATTGCGCGTGCTGGTCGCCGCATCCTGGGCATCGTGGTGGATTGGACGATCGCACTGTTGATCAGCAACTTTGCCTTCGGCGGAAACCAGTGGGCTACGCTCGCCATCTTCGCTGCGGAACAGATTCTCTTGATTGGCACGCTGGGCTACAGCATCGGCCACAGGATCGCCGGTATCCATGTGGTCCGCTTGGGCGGCGGTCCCGCAGGTCCGGTGGCTGCCGTAGTGCGGACACTGCTCCTGTGCTTGGTCATTCCGGCTGTCGTGTTCGATCCCGATCAACGAGGCCTGCACGACAAAGCCATGAACACGATTCTCATCCGGATGTAG
- a CDS encoding CDP-glycerol glycerophosphotransferase family protein — protein sequence MPDLPPLLTIVLEETGQLDRESAMYRRLLAARLRLESQFAILHVEKPLTTAGISQLCEEIESKYVIFMRTSHLLSANYVSTIFEYLRTRTVYLAEPVVYTGAIAKNVAGTKIDEAYLYSRDTDVFGVAFNTRRLADALEALGDVDRSAIYISYRMYWSIAKVKPLNTGFSMASDTKAAIGLHITGEASRLAPVIPTSAKEVRLHLLRYVALFLRGMRGQKATSISLSHLRELIRGFDLIDLLALVEPLQPFEAAWIRWLDDPAANKQFYKQLSDKDAYLVFRDKADSDENALPLYELLFNEEILTIERCYLARNLRSGHARPGSYNFYNRPIGPSSTILFFDRPLQADDNAEHLYEYFTKNHPEFNQAYFALNPKSPDWERLESKGFKLIPIFTKEFYEKFLVSDLVVSSQIYSIRYRGKSFANSRFVYLQHGIQLNDMSDWVLSKYFDVFVATGRIEADYMSRLAPVETLNSGLPRYQSLARNAHGQQHLLFMPTWRFNLHQSSSEHFAQSTYFRAIDKLLSDPALLEFLEDTDRVMHVKLHPNVEKRAGQFRFSERVVQSDLSYREAIRSAEMVLTDYSSAALDAAFIGTPIVYYHWDAADFFRDQPYESRLDYVDDGLGPVFSEHAEVVEHIIQEGFADTDPKFIQRRERFFEGVDPARINEKIVERMLSL from the coding sequence ATGCCCGATCTGCCGCCACTGCTAACCATCGTCCTTGAGGAAACGGGACAGCTTGACCGCGAGTCAGCCATGTACCGACGACTGCTGGCCGCGCGCCTGCGCCTGGAGTCGCAATTCGCCATCCTCCACGTGGAGAAGCCATTGACGACGGCCGGCATCTCACAGCTCTGCGAGGAGATCGAGAGCAAGTACGTCATCTTCATGCGTACCTCCCATCTCCTGTCCGCGAACTATGTGAGTACCATTTTCGAGTATTTGCGGACACGCACTGTCTATCTCGCCGAGCCGGTTGTCTACACCGGAGCCATTGCCAAGAACGTGGCCGGCACCAAGATTGACGAGGCATACCTCTACTCCCGCGACACTGACGTCTTTGGCGTTGCTTTCAATACCAGGCGGCTGGCCGACGCGCTGGAGGCGCTGGGCGATGTGGATCGATCCGCCATCTACATCAGCTACCGGATGTACTGGTCCATTGCGAAGGTTAAGCCGCTGAACACGGGCTTCTCGATGGCCTCGGACACGAAGGCAGCCATAGGGCTTCACATAACGGGGGAAGCAAGCCGCTTGGCTCCGGTAATCCCGACTTCAGCCAAGGAAGTCAGGCTGCACCTCTTGCGCTATGTTGCGCTGTTCCTGCGGGGAATGCGGGGACAAAAGGCAACATCGATCAGCTTGAGCCATCTACGTGAGCTGATTCGCGGCTTCGATCTGATCGACCTGCTGGCGTTGGTTGAACCGCTGCAGCCCTTCGAGGCGGCCTGGATCCGATGGCTGGACGATCCGGCTGCCAACAAGCAGTTCTATAAGCAACTGAGCGATAAGGACGCGTATTTGGTCTTCCGCGATAAGGCGGACAGCGATGAAAACGCGTTGCCGCTGTATGAGTTGCTCTTCAACGAAGAGATTCTGACCATCGAGAGGTGTTACCTGGCGCGAAACCTCAGGTCCGGCCACGCCAGGCCCGGGAGCTACAACTTCTACAACCGGCCTATCGGTCCGTCCTCCACGATTTTGTTCTTCGACCGGCCGCTGCAGGCAGACGACAACGCCGAGCACCTCTACGAGTACTTCACAAAGAATCATCCGGAGTTCAACCAGGCATACTTCGCGCTCAACCCTAAGTCTCCTGACTGGGAGCGTCTGGAGAGTAAGGGCTTCAAGCTGATCCCCATCTTCACGAAGGAGTTCTACGAGAAATTCCTGGTGTCCGATCTCGTGGTCTCATCGCAGATTTACAGCATCAGGTACAGAGGCAAGTCGTTCGCGAACTCCCGCTTTGTTTATCTCCAGCACGGTATCCAGCTCAATGACATGTCCGATTGGGTGCTCTCCAAGTACTTTGACGTTTTCGTTGCCACAGGCCGGATTGAAGCGGACTACATGAGCAGGCTCGCCCCGGTCGAGACCCTCAACTCCGGACTGCCCCGATACCAGTCCTTGGCGCGCAACGCCCACGGGCAGCAGCATCTCCTCTTTATGCCTACGTGGCGTTTCAACCTGCATCAGTCGTCATCGGAGCACTTCGCCCAGTCGACGTACTTCCGCGCCATCGACAAGCTGCTGTCTGACCCCGCGCTGCTGGAGTTCCTTGAGGACACGGACCGCGTGATGCACGTAAAACTGCACCCCAATGTGGAAAAACGCGCCGGGCAGTTCAGGTTCTCTGAACGCGTCGTGCAGTCGGATTTGAGCTACCGCGAGGCTATCCGTTCGGCCGAAATGGTGCTGACTGACTACAGCTCCGCCGCCCTTGATGCCGCCTTCATTGGCACTCCCATTGTGTATTACCACTGGGACGCTGCGGATTTCTTCCGGGATCAGCCGTATGAAAGTCGCTTGGACTACGTCGACGACGGGCTGGGACCGGTGTTCAGTGAGCACGCCGAGGTTGTGGAGCACATCATCCAGGAAGGCTTCGCGGACACGGATCCCAAGTTCATCCAGCGTCGCGAACGTTTCTTCGAAGGCGTGGATCCGGCACGCATCAACGAGAAAATAGTGGAAAGGATGTTGAGTCTCTGA
- a CDS encoding serine/threonine-protein kinase gives MEKLDIPAGVVPLVPGYQISRQLGQGSSSTVWLVTRNSDGVRLAIKCGGGASGESSSGGVITEGVAREVRLLASFKHQHLVRIHEVLPVTGGAGDTAGIVMDYAAGGSLANLMAGRGILRVGEAVTMLTPLAQALDYLHVNGAVHGDVSPGNVLFTAEGMPLLADFGVAAMVGGAQQVMDAGTPGFRDPSAVPAGGHARRELQPQRDVYSLAAVGWYCLTGSAPADTRHRPPLSLLVPDVPKSLMAALEAALDADPHVRPTARELGTAIFRSAAPEPLDLSGAVHPSVIPELLTRREALGRSPRRAPRWIRRFHQFPSVGPEATIRAEGRRRRSTGARIKNLALVLAAGMLIGAGGWTVSQQGPLPWQQNQASSTQPAGAIGSSAPSLVPAPGPASSTAAAHAADLPEALAEGLRAEDPAAAVKALSSVRDVALGQGRLDLLALVNVPGSPAEVADNQVADHLKEAGTVFAGFSTTLSGVKVEGSPDSNDVMVGATVATSTFEERDSSGAVAHTWLAGSPQDLRLHVVRTNGRWRISGILGPSVAG, from the coding sequence ATGGAAAAACTGGATATTCCCGCCGGTGTCGTGCCCCTTGTTCCGGGTTACCAGATATCCCGCCAATTGGGCCAAGGCAGCAGCTCCACAGTTTGGCTCGTGACAAGGAACAGTGACGGGGTGCGTCTTGCGATCAAGTGCGGCGGAGGAGCAAGCGGAGAAAGCAGCAGCGGCGGCGTCATCACAGAAGGTGTTGCGCGGGAGGTCAGGCTCCTCGCGAGCTTCAAGCATCAGCACCTCGTTCGAATTCATGAAGTCCTGCCTGTGACTGGAGGCGCCGGGGACACTGCCGGGATTGTCATGGACTACGCCGCCGGTGGCTCACTGGCCAACCTGATGGCCGGGCGGGGCATTCTTCGCGTGGGCGAAGCGGTGACCATGCTGACCCCTCTCGCCCAGGCCCTGGACTACCTGCATGTCAACGGTGCGGTGCACGGAGACGTGTCGCCGGGGAATGTGTTGTTCACGGCAGAGGGGATGCCACTGCTTGCAGACTTCGGTGTGGCCGCCATGGTGGGGGGCGCCCAGCAGGTCATGGATGCAGGGACTCCGGGCTTCAGGGATCCATCAGCCGTCCCCGCAGGCGGTCATGCCCGGCGCGAACTGCAGCCACAGCGTGATGTCTATTCGCTGGCCGCCGTTGGATGGTATTGCTTGACCGGATCCGCCCCGGCGGACACCCGGCACCGCCCACCTTTGTCCCTGCTGGTTCCCGATGTTCCCAAGTCCCTCATGGCTGCTTTGGAGGCTGCGCTTGACGCCGATCCCCATGTACGTCCGACTGCCCGGGAACTCGGCACGGCGATTTTCAGAAGCGCTGCTCCCGAGCCGCTGGACTTGTCCGGAGCCGTGCATCCCTCCGTCATTCCAGAGCTGCTCACCCGACGCGAGGCGTTGGGGCGTTCACCCCGCCGCGCACCACGGTGGATACGCCGGTTCCATCAATTTCCGTCGGTCGGACCAGAGGCCACAATCCGAGCGGAAGGCCGCCGACGTCGAAGCACGGGCGCCCGGATCAAGAACCTTGCGTTGGTCCTGGCAGCCGGCATGCTTATTGGCGCCGGTGGGTGGACCGTTTCCCAGCAGGGCCCTCTGCCGTGGCAGCAGAACCAGGCGTCTTCTACTCAGCCGGCAGGAGCCATCGGAAGCAGCGCACCCAGCCTTGTGCCAGCACCCGGCCCAGCATCCTCAACCGCTGCCGCGCACGCCGCGGACCTGCCCGAAGCCCTTGCCGAAGGCCTTCGGGCTGAGGATCCGGCAGCGGCAGTAAAGGCATTGTCATCCGTTCGTGATGTCGCCTTGGGACAGGGACGCCTTGACCTGTTGGCCTTGGTCAACGTGCCGGGATCACCCGCTGAAGTTGCCGACAACCAGGTGGCGGATCACCTCAAAGAGGCAGGAACTGTTTTCGCCGGGTTTTCGACGACGTTGTCCGGAGTGAAAGTTGAAGGATCCCCGGACTCCAATGACGTAATGGTGGGGGCTACTGTTGCCACGTCGACCTTTGAGGAACGCGATTCGTCGGGGGCAGTGGCACACACCTGGCTCGCCGGTTCGCCGCAAGACCTCCGTTTGCACGTGGTTCGCACAAACGGCCGGTGGCGGATATCCGGGATCCTGGGCCCAAGTGTGGCCGGGTGA
- a CDS encoding TIGR01777 family oxidoreductase, with amino-acid sequence MRIVMSGASGMIGTALSGHLRGQGHDVIRLVRRPARDTGEWTWDPAAGELDEAVLDNTDAVVNLSGAGIGDRPWTKRRIRVLRDSRLQATGTLTAAMRRLASPPATFVSQSASGYYGASREGVLREDSGPGAGVLGSLCVEWERTARTAPSGVRVVTPRTGVVLSTSGGALGPLLPLLKLGLGGPFGNGRQYWPWITLTDEARALAYLLTSDIDGPVNVCAPESADVNAIVASLAKAFHRPAVCRVPRPALRLVLGRLADELVLANQRMEPSRLAEAGFHWQHPSLSDAMTWLTQDTPR; translated from the coding sequence ATGAGAATCGTGATGTCCGGAGCGTCGGGAATGATTGGAACTGCACTGTCAGGGCACCTGCGGGGTCAGGGCCATGACGTCATCCGCCTGGTACGGCGACCTGCCAGGGACACTGGTGAATGGACGTGGGACCCGGCGGCGGGAGAACTCGATGAGGCCGTCCTGGACAACACCGATGCCGTCGTCAACCTCTCCGGTGCCGGCATCGGGGACCGTCCGTGGACCAAACGGCGGATACGGGTTCTCCGGGATTCCCGTCTCCAGGCCACCGGGACCCTGACGGCCGCCATGCGACGTCTTGCCAGTCCGCCGGCTACCTTCGTCAGCCAATCCGCGTCCGGTTACTACGGCGCCTCGCGCGAAGGCGTTCTGCGCGAGGATTCGGGCCCCGGCGCAGGCGTGCTGGGCAGTTTGTGTGTTGAGTGGGAGCGCACGGCAAGGACAGCGCCATCGGGCGTGCGGGTAGTGACTCCGAGGACCGGCGTGGTGCTCAGCACCTCCGGAGGCGCACTTGGGCCGCTGCTCCCCTTGCTAAAGCTCGGACTTGGTGGACCGTTTGGGAACGGGCGCCAGTACTGGCCTTGGATAACACTGACCGACGAAGCACGGGCGCTGGCATATCTCCTCACATCCGACATCGATGGACCCGTGAATGTTTGCGCGCCGGAGAGCGCGGATGTCAACGCGATCGTCGCAAGCCTCGCGAAGGCTTTCCACCGGCCTGCCGTCTGCCGTGTCCCCCGGCCTGCCTTGCGTTTGGTTCTCGGACGACTGGCAGATGAACTCGTTCTGGCCAACCAGCGAATGGAGCCCTCCCGCCTGGCGGAGGCTGGTTTCCACTGGCAGCACCCATCGCTCTCTGATGCCATGACCTGGCTGACTCAAGACACCCCGCGCTGA
- a CDS encoding DUF4191 domain-containing protein, with the protein MANSPDSNKSTPSADAPKRGLFQRKPKEAKAKKPSQLKQIAEVFKMTRRNDPQVVWIMVLAFLAVVAMAFLIGFLLENWVTGLIIGIPLGLLAAVFILSRRAEKAAFAQIENQPGASGAALGTLRRGWVTQDQPVAVNPRTQDAVFMAIGRAGVVLVSEGPSHRVKPLVDAERKRLARILPNVTIHVLESGRGEGQVPLNKLAKTMGKLKKELTKIEVNAVSKRINSLGNRLPIPKGIDPYKARPDRKAARGR; encoded by the coding sequence ATGGCGAACTCCCCTGATTCCAACAAATCGACCCCCTCGGCCGACGCACCCAAGCGTGGGCTGTTCCAGCGCAAGCCCAAGGAAGCCAAGGCAAAGAAGCCTAGCCAGCTGAAGCAGATCGCTGAAGTCTTCAAGATGACGCGGCGGAACGATCCCCAGGTCGTGTGGATCATGGTGCTCGCCTTCCTTGCCGTCGTGGCTATGGCCTTCCTCATCGGCTTCCTCCTGGAAAACTGGGTCACCGGCCTGATCATCGGCATTCCCCTTGGCCTGTTGGCTGCGGTGTTCATTCTTTCCCGCCGTGCGGAAAAGGCAGCTTTCGCGCAAATCGAGAACCAGCCAGGCGCATCCGGTGCAGCGTTGGGAACGCTTCGTCGCGGATGGGTCACACAGGACCAGCCCGTGGCAGTCAATCCACGTACCCAGGACGCGGTGTTCATGGCCATTGGCCGGGCCGGTGTAGTCCTGGTGAGCGAAGGACCCTCGCACCGCGTCAAGCCCCTCGTGGATGCCGAGCGCAAGCGCTTGGCCCGGATTCTCCCGAACGTCACGATCCACGTCCTCGAATCCGGACGCGGAGAGGGACAGGTGCCGCTGAACAAACTGGCCAAGACCATGGGCAAGCTCAAGAAGGAGCTCACCAAGATCGAAGTCAACGCTGTCAGCAAGCGCATTAACTCCCTGGGTAACCGTCTCCCGATCCCCAAGGGCATTGACCCCTACAAGGCACGCCCGGACCGCAAGGCCGCGCGCGGACGCTGA